The following are encoded together in the Thalassolituus oleivorans MIL-1 genome:
- the ccmD gene encoding heme exporter protein CcmD, with protein MEFNSFAEFIAMGKHGLYIWLSYGITAVIIAVNVVQPILRRRRLMKEQAQRLRREKHNAPSA; from the coding sequence ATGGAATTTAATAGTTTTGCAGAATTTATCGCCATGGGAAAACACGGACTCTACATCTGGTTGTCTTATGGAATCACAGCCGTGATTATTGCGGTCAACGTGGTGCAGCCCATTCTGCGCCGTCGTCGTTTAATGAAAGAGCAAGCACAGCGCTTGCGTCGGGAGAAGCACAATGCACCCTCAGCGTAA
- a CDS encoding EscU/YscU/HrcU family type III secretion system export apparatus switch protein: MSLPDSLFESTEAIAISYDGLTAPKISAKGEDDLAQAIIQLALTHKVPVYENAELVSWLSQLDLGDEIPRQLYQVIAEILAFVYHLEGRTPDNN, translated from the coding sequence ATGAGCCTGCCGGATAGCCTGTTTGAAAGCACCGAAGCCATTGCCATTAGTTATGACGGCTTAACCGCGCCCAAAATTAGCGCCAAAGGCGAAGATGACCTTGCCCAAGCCATTATTCAGCTCGCCCTGACGCACAAAGTACCTGTGTATGAAAACGCTGAATTAGTCAGCTGGCTTAGCCAACTCGATCTAGGTGACGAGATACCGCGACAGCTGTATCAAGTCATCGCCGAGATATTAGCCTTTGTTTATCACTTAGAGGGCAGAACGCCCGACAATAACTAG
- the ccmA gene encoding cytochrome c biogenesis heme-transporting ATPase CcmA — translation MTAPKRASQIELTATSLTCERDDRVLFEQLSVHVANGDLLQLVGPNGAGKTTLLRLLAGLNQDFDGEVLWAGEPLQQVYAHYAHQRLYMGHLSAVKRALTPIENLRWLTSQWNVADDLLWQALEEVSLAGYEETACQQLSAGQQRRVALARLCVCPAPLWILDEPFTALDHYGVTWLEQQLERHVTGGGAVIITSHHALQGIPSLRQLELGSVHS, via the coding sequence ATGACGGCCCCAAAACGAGCCAGTCAGATAGAGTTAACAGCTACTTCATTGACCTGCGAGCGCGATGATCGCGTGCTATTTGAGCAGTTATCGGTGCATGTGGCTAATGGTGATTTATTGCAGTTAGTCGGGCCAAATGGCGCAGGTAAAACAACCTTACTGCGCTTGTTAGCGGGCTTGAATCAAGATTTTGACGGCGAGGTTCTCTGGGCCGGAGAGCCGCTTCAGCAAGTGTATGCCCATTATGCCCATCAGCGTTTATACATGGGGCATTTGTCGGCAGTTAAACGTGCGCTAACCCCGATTGAGAATTTACGTTGGTTAACGAGCCAATGGAATGTGGCCGATGATCTTCTGTGGCAGGCGTTAGAAGAAGTTTCTTTGGCTGGGTATGAAGAAACTGCCTGTCAGCAGCTCTCTGCTGGACAACAAAGGCGCGTTGCTTTGGCGCGACTATGTGTTTGCCCAGCGCCCTTGTGGATTTTAGATGAACCTTTTACCGCACTCGATCATTACGGCGTTACATGGTTAGAACAGCAACTTGAACGGCATGTTACCGGGGGTGGTGCAGTTATTATCACCAGTCATCATGCTCTTCAAGGCATCCCTTCTTTACGCCAGTTAGAGCTTGGGAGCGTGCATTCATGA
- the ccmE gene encoding cytochrome c maturation protein CcmE, which yields MHPQRKKRLTLIVFLVIAVGSAVGLLMYSLTQNINLFMTPTQIANGEVEPGRTIRAGGLVEVGSVVRDGLSASFVVTDGASEVTITYDGILPDLFREGQGIVALGKLNTDGVFIASEVLAKHDENYMPPEVKDALEKAHLDGKQALEAARD from the coding sequence ATGCACCCTCAGCGTAAAAAACGTCTTACGTTAATTGTATTTTTAGTCATCGCCGTAGGCTCTGCGGTTGGCTTACTAATGTACTCGCTTACGCAGAATATCAATCTGTTTATGACGCCAACGCAAATTGCCAATGGTGAAGTTGAACCGGGTCGTACTATCCGTGCTGGTGGCTTAGTAGAGGTCGGCAGTGTAGTGCGTGACGGTTTAAGCGCCAGCTTTGTGGTCACGGATGGTGCATCCGAAGTGACCATCACCTATGACGGCATCCTGCCAGATTTATTCCGCGAAGGTCAGGGCATTGTCGCACTGGGTAAATTAAATACAGATGGCGTTTTTATTGCCTCTGAGGTTTTAGCAAAACACGATGAAAATTATATGCCGCCAGAAGTAAAAGACGCGCTTGAAAAAGCGCACCTTGATGGTAAACAAGCACTGGAAGCGGCAAGGGATTAA
- a CDS encoding type I asparaginase, with translation MQQRILILHTGGTIGMEASTDGYRPAQNFSALLAEKLHGYTLPVYDLVQLDTLIDSADLCPNDWSRIALSLTQQWHNYNGFIVLHGTDTMAYTASALSFILQEIDKPVILTGSQIPLNTVRTDALNNLLNSLFLAVNSALKEVCICFDGRLLRGNRSTKVNSASLDAFDSPNLLWLGEAGVNIQLNNRILLPAGLPNFRALTFDSQAVAMLTLFPGIQANMVEQIFNMEGLKGIILRNYGVGNVPSHNSALMQVIEEAVKRGIVVVNVSQCLAGGVFQDTYASGSVLSKIGVTSGSDMTAEAAFTKLHYLFACDEQVDVIRSKIPMSLRGECR, from the coding sequence ATGCAGCAACGTATTCTGATACTTCATACTGGTGGCACTATAGGCATGGAGGCTTCCACTGACGGCTATCGGCCCGCACAAAATTTTTCGGCGCTATTAGCAGAAAAGCTGCACGGGTACACGTTACCTGTCTATGACTTAGTACAATTAGATACGCTAATAGATAGTGCTGACTTGTGTCCAAATGATTGGTCGCGGATAGCGCTTTCATTGACGCAGCAGTGGCATAACTATAATGGTTTTATTGTGCTGCATGGTACGGATACCATGGCTTATACCGCTAGCGCTCTGTCTTTTATTTTACAGGAAATAGACAAGCCGGTGATCCTCACAGGTTCGCAAATTCCTTTGAATACGGTGCGTACAGATGCATTGAACAATCTGCTCAATAGTCTGTTTCTGGCGGTTAATTCGGCGCTCAAAGAAGTCTGTATTTGTTTTGATGGGCGGCTCTTAAGGGGTAATCGTAGTACCAAAGTGAATAGCGCGAGTTTAGATGCTTTTGACTCCCCTAATTTACTTTGGCTAGGAGAAGCTGGCGTAAATATTCAGCTCAATAATCGAATTTTGTTACCAGCAGGATTACCGAATTTTCGTGCGCTGACGTTTGATTCTCAAGCCGTTGCAATGCTAACGCTTTTTCCTGGAATTCAGGCGAATATGGTTGAGCAAATATTCAACATGGAAGGGCTGAAAGGGATTATTTTACGTAATTATGGTGTAGGTAATGTACCTTCCCATAATTCCGCGTTAATGCAGGTGATCGAGGAGGCGGTTAAGCGCGGAATTGTAGTGGTAAATGTTAGTCAATGTTTGGCTGGTGGTGTGTTTCAAGATACCTACGCCTCAGGATCGGTATTGAGTAAAATTGGTGTTACTTCGGGTAGTGATATGACCGCGGAAGCGGCCTTTACCAAACTTCACTATTTATTCGCTTGTGACGAACAAGTTGATGTTATTCGCAGTAAAATACCGATGTCGTTGCGGGGCGAGTGCCGCTAG
- a CDS encoding TlpA family protein disulfide reductase encodes MTKPVFPKLSKNWTKRLWWAQWPLYVLLFLGMSHSLNRHLLEEGTKLPNLSLYTQSGAPTQIKWPQSEQTIVLYVFAPWCSICRVSMPGLNLIPQERARVIGIALDWDSAKQVEDFVASTGFKGEWYLGGTKIAEALKVTGYPSYYVVSGDGLVKHRDRGLTTPPGLWLRTIPDN; translated from the coding sequence ATGACCAAACCCGTTTTTCCAAAGCTATCTAAGAATTGGACCAAGCGCCTCTGGTGGGCGCAATGGCCCCTTTATGTACTGCTATTTCTGGGGATGAGCCATAGCCTCAATCGCCATTTACTCGAAGAAGGCACTAAGCTGCCGAACTTGTCGCTCTATACGCAAAGCGGCGCCCCTACTCAGATAAAATGGCCACAATCCGAGCAAACAATTGTTCTGTATGTCTTTGCTCCTTGGTGCAGCATTTGTCGAGTTAGCATGCCCGGCTTGAACTTGATACCGCAAGAACGTGCACGCGTGATTGGTATCGCACTTGATTGGGATAGCGCCAAGCAAGTAGAAGACTTTGTAGCATCCACTGGTTTCAAGGGGGAATGGTATTTAGGCGGGACCAAAATAGCTGAAGCACTAAAAGTTACTGGCTACCCCAGCTATTATGTCGTATCTGGCGATGGCCTAGTTAAGCATCGAGATCGAGGTTTAACGACACCTCCTGGGCTATGGCTAAGAACGATACCTGATAACTAA
- a CDS encoding TetR/AcrR family transcriptional regulator, whose protein sequence is MPKKPFTPEEIAAQRERIMDSASSVMAEVGFHHLSMRKLASQLGMTASNIYNYFPNKEALFVHTRRRGFDMAFADLNEQMANSANATAALYAFAGNLIDFAQRYPGYYQLMFQPPLLSLDHTDGVDQEIQLQVSRMVDEWQSHLLSLLADAVPTIGSKGDALKKQLALFFVSSLHGLIDSYRYKALPQLLSGVDLIPDDVVQTHIGWLLSAIERQAETAH, encoded by the coding sequence ATGCCTAAGAAGCCGTTTACGCCGGAAGAAATTGCGGCACAACGTGAACGAATTATGGATAGCGCATCAAGTGTAATGGCTGAAGTTGGTTTTCATCATTTGTCGATGAGAAAGCTAGCGTCCCAATTGGGCATGACGGCGAGTAATATCTACAACTACTTTCCAAATAAAGAAGCCTTGTTCGTTCACACCCGACGCCGCGGCTTTGATATGGCGTTCGCCGATCTGAATGAGCAAATGGCTAACTCAGCTAACGCCACTGCTGCCTTGTATGCGTTTGCTGGTAACCTCATTGATTTCGCACAGCGCTACCCTGGGTACTATCAACTGATGTTTCAGCCGCCGTTATTGAGCTTGGATCATACTGATGGTGTTGATCAAGAAATTCAATTGCAAGTCAGCCGTATGGTTGATGAGTGGCAGTCGCACTTGTTATCACTGCTTGCCGATGCTGTTCCTACGATTGGTAGTAAAGGCGATGCATTGAAGAAGCAATTAGCGCTATTTTTTGTTTCGTCCTTGCACGGGCTGATTGACTCGTATCGATACAAAGCACTACCGCAATTACTATCGGGTGTTGACCTGATTCCTGATGATGTCGTACAAACGCACATCGGCTGGTTGCTGTCGGCCATAGAGCGTCAGGCAGAAACGGCGCACTAA
- a CDS encoding heme ABC transporter permease, with protein sequence MWQWLTQLYHRMGSPKWFYELTTPWIPWLAAISIIGTVVGLVLGLAYAPADYLQGNSFRIIYIHVPAAILAQSAFMMMAVAGAVYLIWRMKMAAWVAKVIAPIGASFCLIALLTGAIWGKPTWGTWWVWDARLTSMLMLLFLYFGVIALQRAMESDDASYKAGAILSLVGLVNIPIIKYSVEWWNTLHQPATLKLTEKPSMDPDMLVPLLIMIVTSYVFFALLVILNTRNEILLHERKRSWVKQLLSGQE encoded by the coding sequence ATGTGGCAATGGCTGACACAGCTTTATCATCGAATGGGTTCACCGAAATGGTTCTACGAGCTGACTACGCCTTGGATTCCTTGGTTGGCCGCAATTTCTATCATCGGCACTGTGGTCGGTTTGGTTCTCGGTTTGGCTTATGCTCCGGCAGATTACCTACAAGGTAATAGTTTCCGTATTATTTATATTCATGTTCCGGCGGCCATTTTAGCGCAGAGTGCCTTTATGATGATGGCGGTTGCGGGTGCTGTGTATCTTATTTGGCGCATGAAAATGGCAGCGTGGGTGGCAAAAGTGATTGCGCCTATCGGTGCTTCATTCTGTCTAATTGCCTTACTGACGGGTGCCATTTGGGGTAAACCGACTTGGGGAACCTGGTGGGTTTGGGATGCACGCCTAACGTCAATGTTAATGCTGTTGTTTTTGTACTTCGGGGTTATTGCTTTGCAGCGAGCCATGGAGTCTGACGACGCATCTTACAAAGCAGGTGCCATTCTCTCGCTGGTGGGATTAGTGAATATTCCGATCATTAAATACTCAGTTGAATGGTGGAATACCTTGCACCAGCCAGCGACGCTTAAGCTCACCGAAAAGCCGTCAATGGACCCCGATATGCTGGTCCCTTTGTTGATTATGATCGTTACCAGCTACGTGTTTTTTGCCTTGCTGGTAATACTGAATACGCGCAACGAAATCTTGTTGCATGAACGCAAACGTAGCTGGGTAAAACAGCTATTAAGTGGTCAGGAATAG
- a CDS encoding flagellar hook-length control protein FliK, translating to MAADILRMKTDSIPLFTTKTLASARVSSTPASVESSVQAATSSQNNSQPAQAEAKVIASKLQPQPENSANSKTFTKPEWQLTLEIDGKTLKVNSRLPLPVDSRVTVTVSQDANGKPQLNVDAIELASTKPVVASKTSETVANSAEARPASNPTANLLQILKGAVSSTPQAPSAIVSQWLASRLPATTQAQVIPAALKMIKSSVNPANNPTTSSAANTNSIPSASSTVNALLAQQLPDSVRQSLSQFIAAQPERPALNQGSQVESAVRNSPQQYERQLLQHVVQKLLPNAELPSAIKNSSPSSIFQQLWRNAPSRPLTNSDASTATTTRTASAAPNSMNMEKSTNGLSLREGLKQIFSPTSVDNGTLGGNKQLRTLSDAIAVLLNKGQANDGAKSATPTTSSVLATESAAKSQINAGHIPLNDDQALAKLLTHNLKGALAKAFVDWQGQLSGNRGVATSHLPLSFSAAADDVPDAFRLLQSTLAQHEVEQFRTVQSSSEQLQTSLALLYRDGNQLRDIPMHMQREDGGQGNKDNEVKRQSRWRIKLHFNLTELGPLDVDLDLRMPTMSATFWSQQPETLARINQAIAPLRKRLTELGVSVETLQAKHGQLPPQEHGNIQHSLVDIHT from the coding sequence ATGGCCGCCGATATCTTACGTATGAAAACCGATTCTATTCCATTATTCACCACTAAAACGCTCGCTTCAGCGCGTGTTAGTAGCACCCCTGCGAGTGTTGAGTCCTCAGTTCAAGCTGCCACAAGCAGCCAGAACAACAGCCAACCTGCGCAAGCCGAAGCTAAAGTCATCGCCAGTAAGTTACAGCCCCAACCGGAAAATAGCGCCAACTCAAAAACTTTCACCAAACCCGAATGGCAATTGACCTTAGAAATCGATGGTAAAACGCTAAAGGTAAATAGTCGGTTGCCCCTCCCTGTCGACAGTCGGGTAACAGTCACTGTAAGCCAAGATGCTAATGGCAAACCACAACTCAATGTCGACGCTATCGAACTCGCATCGACAAAACCCGTGGTGGCAAGCAAAACATCAGAAACCGTGGCCAACAGCGCGGAAGCGCGCCCAGCATCAAACCCCACGGCCAATTTATTACAGATACTTAAAGGCGCAGTAAGTAGTACGCCTCAGGCACCCAGTGCGATTGTCAGCCAATGGCTAGCCAGCCGTTTACCTGCGACAACCCAAGCGCAGGTAATCCCTGCAGCACTGAAAATGATAAAGTCTAGCGTGAACCCAGCGAATAATCCTACAACCAGTTCAGCAGCAAACACTAACTCAATACCCAGCGCTAGCAGTACCGTCAATGCCTTACTAGCGCAACAGCTGCCAGACAGCGTACGCCAAAGCCTGAGCCAATTTATCGCTGCGCAACCTGAGCGGCCCGCCCTAAACCAAGGCAGCCAAGTAGAAAGTGCAGTACGCAACTCGCCACAACAGTACGAACGGCAACTATTACAGCACGTCGTGCAAAAGCTACTGCCCAATGCCGAATTACCATCTGCTATAAAAAACAGTTCGCCATCGTCGATATTTCAACAACTATGGCGTAACGCCCCTTCTAGACCACTGACGAATTCAGACGCTTCAACCGCTACAACGACCCGTACTGCGAGTGCTGCGCCAAATAGCATGAACATGGAAAAAAGCACCAACGGCTTAAGTTTACGTGAAGGTTTAAAACAAATATTCAGTCCGACAAGCGTGGACAATGGCACTCTAGGGGGCAATAAGCAGCTGCGCACACTCAGCGACGCGATTGCTGTTTTGTTAAACAAAGGTCAGGCAAACGACGGTGCTAAGAGCGCCACGCCAACAACCTCTAGCGTCCTTGCCACAGAAAGCGCGGCAAAATCACAGATTAACGCAGGGCATATTCCGCTTAACGATGATCAAGCATTGGCTAAATTACTCACACACAACCTCAAAGGCGCATTAGCCAAAGCATTTGTCGACTGGCAAGGACAACTAAGCGGTAATCGCGGAGTTGCCACCAGCCATTTACCCTTATCGTTTAGCGCTGCAGCCGATGATGTACCCGATGCCTTTCGCTTGCTGCAATCGACGTTAGCGCAACACGAAGTGGAGCAATTTCGCACGGTGCAATCCAGTAGTGAGCAATTGCAAACCTCTCTAGCCTTGCTATACCGCGATGGTAATCAACTGCGCGATATACCTATGCACATGCAGCGCGAAGACGGGGGCCAAGGAAATAAAGACAATGAAGTAAAACGCCAAAGCCGTTGGCGCATAAAACTGCACTTCAATCTGACAGAACTAGGGCCATTGGATGTCGATCTTGATTTACGTATGCCCACCATGTCGGCCACCTTTTGGTCGCAACAACCGGAGACTTTAGCCCGTATTAACCAAGCTATTGCCCCGTTGCGAAAGCGCCTTACGGAGCTCGGTGTTAGCGTCGAAACCTTGCAAGCGAAGCACGGCCAACTGCCACCACAAGAACACGGCAACATTCAACATTCACTCGTGGATATTCACACATGA
- a CDS encoding TauD/TfdA dioxygenase family protein: MDITVEYASRNSVVETSVQERVIGAPYILTPNDVPIDRAQWKDFIYNKVRDFGFIIFRDFDINDAHHFQRFLQNDLSIKTWNVFNKMKVAGPIITFVRRITDGILGAGDNRSYLNSELQQLGRIDNSVQGPHVEGGVYNKRARYLFMYCEEAPATWGETGIADLNSVYKSLSPETQVALQDAWQQFEFTSVKRLNWLERAILVAGRIKHYLRPDEHMQMVMDRIPVLCRHPDNGLLCPQIWAYRGDSVYAAASKTFPERKPLDKECMASTWRLEWKLTQHNGNPISNKFALMDELINATFENSRLVRWQPGDITIVDNIRCAHWRMNGYADQPRKIYQLQAEPFLATDCIVELPN, translated from the coding sequence ATGGATATTACCGTGGAGTATGCCTCGCGGAATTCAGTGGTTGAAACGAGCGTACAAGAACGAGTTATTGGCGCGCCTTATATTTTAACTCCCAATGATGTCCCAATTGATCGCGCTCAATGGAAAGATTTTATTTATAATAAAGTTCGAGATTTCGGCTTTATAATTTTTCGAGATTTTGACATTAATGATGCTCATCACTTTCAACGTTTTTTGCAGAATGATCTCTCGATCAAAACATGGAATGTTTTTAATAAGATGAAAGTTGCTGGACCTATCATTACGTTCGTACGAAGAATCACGGACGGAATTCTCGGTGCTGGCGACAATCGAAGTTATCTGAACTCAGAGCTGCAGCAACTTGGGCGCATCGATAATTCAGTACAAGGGCCGCATGTCGAGGGTGGCGTATACAATAAGCGTGCACGTTATTTGTTTATGTATTGCGAAGAAGCGCCTGCCACTTGGGGTGAGACTGGAATTGCCGATTTAAATAGCGTTTACAAATCCCTGTCGCCAGAAACTCAAGTAGCGTTACAGGATGCTTGGCAGCAATTTGAGTTCACTAGCGTGAAGCGCCTGAACTGGTTGGAACGCGCAATATTAGTGGCTGGTCGAATTAAACACTACTTGCGCCCTGACGAGCATATGCAGATGGTAATGGACCGTATTCCCGTGTTGTGTCGCCATCCAGATAATGGATTACTTTGCCCTCAGATTTGGGCTTATCGCGGTGATAGTGTTTATGCGGCTGCCAGTAAAACATTCCCAGAACGGAAACCATTAGACAAGGAATGCATGGCCAGTACATGGCGATTAGAGTGGAAGCTTACACAGCACAACGGCAATCCTATTTCGAATAAGTTCGCACTAATGGATGAACTCATTAACGCAACGTTCGAAAATTCTCGGTTAGTTCGTTGGCAACCGGGTGATATTACTATTGTCGACAATATACGGTGTGCTCATTGGCGTATGAATGGTTATGCCGATCAACCACGCAAGATATACCAGTTGCAGGCGGAACCGTTTCTGGCGACTGATTGTATTGTGGAGCTGCCTAATTAA
- a CDS encoding GNAT family N-acetyltransferase, protein MQQAIAPLRTEIAEASLVARITDDPQEIQQALELRFRVFAEDMGADVEGAHLGIDKDRFDDLCMHLVIKDVNNDRVVGYSRILTNELAEKAGGFYSSTEFDLSNIVRDGRTFMEIGRTCVDPDFRSGSAIGMLWAFIAQYLDDQNIDYLMGCCSIPLSDGYARAVAVVNHLREHHYTTPDLRVTPKVRMPTIDVDMDGKHLVPSLLRAYLRLGVKVCGEPYLDKDFNVADALILLHRTELDHRYLRRILKS, encoded by the coding sequence ATGCAGCAAGCCATTGCCCCCCTGCGTACCGAAATCGCTGAAGCGTCGCTGGTTGCGCGCATCACTGACGATCCGCAAGAGATTCAGCAGGCGCTTGAACTCCGTTTCCGTGTCTTTGCCGAAGATATGGGAGCCGATGTTGAAGGCGCCCACCTAGGCATAGACAAAGATCGCTTCGATGACCTGTGTATGCACTTGGTGATCAAAGATGTAAACAACGACCGTGTGGTTGGTTACAGCCGTATTCTGACCAATGAACTGGCAGAAAAAGCCGGCGGATTTTATTCATCGACTGAATTTGATCTCAGTAACATAGTACGGGACGGTCGTACTTTTATGGAAATTGGTCGCACTTGTGTTGATCCAGATTTTCGTAGTGGCTCAGCCATTGGCATGCTTTGGGCATTTATCGCTCAATACCTCGATGATCAGAACATCGATTACCTCATGGGGTGTTGCAGCATTCCTTTGTCAGATGGCTATGCCCGTGCCGTTGCCGTCGTTAATCATTTACGCGAACACCACTACACCACTCCCGATCTGCGTGTGACGCCAAAAGTACGTATGCCTACCATTGATGTCGATATGGATGGTAAACACTTGGTACCCTCACTACTGCGCGCATACTTGCGCCTAGGCGTGAAAGTGTGTGGTGAACCGTACCTAGACAAAGACTTCAACGTTGCCGATGCCCTGATTTTGTTGCACCGCACAGAGCTCGATCACCGCTATCTGCGTCGTATCCTCAAAAGTTAA
- the ccmB gene encoding heme exporter protein CcmB — MSLIGATVKRDLLLAARNPGEWANPLMFFLMVAALFPLAVDPDPSFLAKIAGGVIWVAALLATLLSLDALFRADVEDGSLEQWLASGESLYGMALGKALVHWCISGLPLTLMSPVLGLMLALPNDAYGALILSLAVGTPILSLLGAVGAALTSSVRSGGLLLTLLILPLYIPVLIFAASAVYHAGIGMPYNGQIAMLGAMFALALAFTPFAAAAALKLNLSR; from the coding sequence ATGAGTTTGATTGGTGCGACGGTTAAGCGTGATTTGTTGCTAGCGGCACGTAACCCTGGCGAGTGGGCGAATCCACTGATGTTTTTTCTGATGGTGGCGGCTTTATTTCCGTTAGCGGTTGATCCTGATCCGTCGTTTTTGGCTAAAATCGCAGGGGGCGTCATTTGGGTAGCGGCGTTATTGGCGACCCTACTTTCCCTCGATGCATTGTTTCGTGCCGATGTGGAAGATGGCTCGTTGGAACAATGGTTGGCCTCGGGCGAGTCTCTTTACGGCATGGCTTTAGGTAAAGCCTTGGTTCATTGGTGTATTAGTGGTTTGCCATTAACTCTTATGTCGCCTGTCTTAGGCTTGATGTTGGCGCTGCCAAATGATGCCTACGGCGCATTGATTTTAAGTTTGGCGGTCGGCACTCCCATTTTGAGTCTATTGGGGGCTGTTGGGGCAGCCCTGACTTCGAGTGTGCGTAGCGGTGGATTGTTACTCACCTTATTAATTTTACCCCTGTATATTCCAGTTTTGATTTTTGCGGCCAGTGCGGTTTATCACGCCGGTATCGGCATGCCGTACAATGGTCAAATAGCCATGCTCGGTGCGATGTTCGCGTTGGCACTGGCGTTCACACCGTTTGCTGCAGCAGCGGCACTCAAATTAAATTTATCGCGGTAA
- the hemN gene encoding oxygen-independent coproporphyrinogen III oxidase, which translates to MSEHLIWDPLMIQRYNTAGPRYTSFPTAVEFRNVDSDQLERNALCTPSHTPLSLYLHIPFCTHVCYYCGCNKIVTKNKGRSIPYLEHLKTEIRMKHALLGGSRSVEQLHLGGGTPTFLSDDQLTDLMEFLRNLFTFSTAETADYSIEIDPRELRPNTLKRLRELGFNRLSYGVQDLDERVQAAVNRVQPESMIRAVMIEARELGFRSINIDLIYGLPHQSVESFDKTLDAIIDMRPDRLSIFNYAHLPQRFMPQRRISEDDLPSAQEKLQIFGHAISKLDDAGYHYVGMDHFALPDDELAIAQRDGKLHRNFQGYTTHGDCDLIGFGVSSISQVGDLYSQNAVSLEDWQEALENGGLPLSKACKTNADDRLRRDIIMGLLCHLDIRFNELDQQHNIDSRTYLRQDLARLQPMCDDGLVNIDEHGVQITDSGRLLVRHACMAFDPYRQQDDQTRFSKAI; encoded by the coding sequence ATGTCAGAGCACCTTATCTGGGATCCATTAATGATCCAGCGCTACAACACCGCAGGACCTCGTTATACGTCATTTCCAACGGCGGTAGAGTTTCGCAATGTTGATTCCGACCAGTTAGAGCGCAATGCGCTATGCACTCCAAGCCATACGCCACTCTCTCTCTATCTCCACATCCCCTTTTGCACCCATGTTTGCTACTACTGCGGCTGCAATAAGATAGTGACGAAAAACAAAGGGCGATCGATCCCCTATTTAGAACATTTGAAAACCGAAATCAGGATGAAGCATGCGTTGCTCGGAGGCTCGCGCAGTGTTGAGCAGCTGCATTTAGGTGGCGGCACACCGACATTCTTAAGTGATGATCAACTCACGGATTTGATGGAGTTTTTACGTAACTTATTTACTTTCAGCACCGCCGAGACTGCTGATTATTCGATAGAAATCGACCCGCGAGAGCTCCGTCCAAACACACTCAAGCGCTTGCGCGAACTGGGATTTAATCGCTTGAGCTACGGCGTACAAGATCTAGACGAGCGAGTTCAGGCGGCGGTCAACCGAGTCCAGCCCGAGAGTATGATTCGCGCCGTTATGATTGAGGCACGAGAGCTAGGCTTCCGTTCGATCAATATTGACCTGATCTATGGTTTGCCACATCAATCAGTAGAAAGCTTCGATAAAACACTCGATGCCATTATTGATATGCGCCCAGATCGGTTATCTATTTTCAACTATGCTCATTTACCGCAGCGATTTATGCCTCAGCGACGCATCAGCGAAGATGACTTGCCCTCGGCCCAAGAGAAGCTGCAAATTTTCGGACATGCAATTAGCAAACTCGATGACGCTGGCTACCATTATGTCGGGATGGATCACTTTGCTCTGCCTGATGACGAACTTGCCATTGCCCAACGCGACGGCAAGTTACATCGAAACTTCCAAGGATACACAACTCACGGCGACTGCGACCTAATTGGCTTTGGGGTCTCATCTATTAGTCAGGTTGGCGATCTCTATAGCCAAAATGCGGTATCGTTAGAAGACTGGCAAGAAGCGCTAGAAAACGGCGGACTACCGCTGAGTAAAGCCTGTAAAACCAATGCCGACGACCGTCTCCGTCGAGATATCATCATGGGGCTATTGTGCCATCTTGATATCCGCTTTAACGAACTGGATCAGCAACATAACATCGACAGCCGCACTTATCTCAGGCAGGATTTAGCTCGGTTGCAACCCATGTGTGATGACGGACTCGTAAACATTGACGAGCACGGGGTGCAGATTACAGATTCAGGTCGCTTACTGGTACGTCATGCCTGTATGGCCTTCGACCCATACCGGCAACAGGATGACCAAACCCGTTTTTCCAAAGCTATCTAA